Genomic DNA from Telopea speciosissima isolate NSW1024214 ecotype Mountain lineage chromosome 2, Tspe_v1, whole genome shotgun sequence:
CAAAGGAGAAGAGTGGGGCGGGATTGCAGGGGAGGGGGATCAAGGGAGTGGTTGTAGGAGAGAGTGGTTGATTCCGtcgggagaagaagaagaaggagagaaggatgttggggcattttgggttattcattttaactttttttactcGTGTGGgggtttggtaaatctttttaaatcaagtaacttatgaatgtaaaacataatttattgTTACtggttttgtaaatctttttttaatctagtagatctaggaaattcccCCTAGTTCTAATTGCAATTCCAAAATATCTTTTCAATCGATACGTGAAATACTATGattttcaagaagaagaaaggcaagttgGTCATTTAACTTCATAAATTTCAGTTTAATaactcataagggtaaaatggacatttccatttaaacactaacagcagactaacaccgtcaagtttcagggggtgtcaagtaattgtttgaaaagttggtgATTGTAAGTAAACCTCCCAAACTGATAAATTTTCTGATAAAAGGAAGTTTTACCATTTTTGCTCTCtctaattctcttcttttcacttggagaaaccaaaaaatatcAGGGTAGCTACAGATATGGATGATTCAAACGAGGAATATATAGAGGGGGGAACAAGAAGCAATTTGGGTACTAAAACTGATCCTTCCTTAATTGAATGAGTTTTTATTAAAACTCAGAAGCATCTTCTCTTGCGCCCCTGCCACAACGATGAAGgtaatctctttttctctccttcagaaagtaaaataaaagagaataattACTAAAGAAAGTAGAAACTGTGACAATGGGTGCCGGCAAGGTTTATATTGCGTGGTAGCAGAGGGGTGAGGGCGGATGAGGAtgcaggaaaaagaaaaaagaaaaataagaggagAGTGGGGTTTGCAGCCTGTGTGGATGGGGTTGTAGAGGGGTGGGGGCAGGTGggtttgcaggaggaagaagaagaagaaggggaaaagttGCTTTGATGTTGATCCTTTATtagcaagggcattttggtcacagCAGGTTTTTTACTATCACCGTTAACGGACTGGGGTTAAGTGCAACAAAGTTTGAAAAGTAAAGGAAGTTCGAGTAATTGTCAGAATCGCAAGGGAGATTCACATATTTGTCAGAAAGATTAGGGAAGGTttgagtaatttactcaaattTGTTTGATAAAATGAGTTACCGAAATAACAACGACTACTCCAAACTGATCCAAATataggatcaggatcgtctctagggagcaGGGAACACCCAGGGCATtgccagccgttgggttgtgccgtacacatccctaggcatgcgaagagatgtgtgcggcacagctcagccGCTGGATGGCCCTTGGTAGAACCCTGGGCGCatgcctccctggagacgagctcaaTTCCCAAATATAGGGGAAGAGGGAGGGAAGTACGTGTCGGGCTCACATTCACGTACGAGAATGGTTAAcaaccgttcagatggaatccaccctgtggcaatcacacaaaccacacgtcaatcccaaaaggttaattagtttttgtatttaaaattttgagggGCAGTTAGAAATTTGCTTTATAGGTTagtcaaagaagagaaatttttcaCTTTTTCGTATGGAAAATTGGGAAATTACAGAATACATTTAGCTATTTAAGGGACTAACAAAAAcatccccttcttttttatttgttggtaATACAAAATATTCCATCTATATAAATTCAAACACCCTTCACTCCTTGCAGAAAACCCAACTCgctcctctttctatttcagttccATAATGATGAATCCCATTCTGTTGCTTGGAATTCTAATATTAGCATACTTTAGTGTAAGAAAAATTATGCTTTTCTAATTTCCATTCATTTCAATTTGGTTATTTCTTGTCCCTGGctattttatctttcttatttGGTCATTATCTTTTCCCTATGAAATCGCAGTGTTCTCAACAATCTGAAAATGCCTTCTTACAGTACTGGGAAGAGCATATTGGTCTTCCACACCCTCCACATTGGTTAGCTGCAAAGGCTTCTCCATTAAGCCCCCAACAGACAGCAGCGTTTATAAAACTTATGGAGGAAAATGAATtggtttctcatcttccttcatTCTGCAAACAGGCTAATGTTGCTTGTTCTAAACATGCATTGGCAAAGAAGACAACTGATAACACAACCCTACCACCAATAGCTCAGTGGAATATTGCCAAAGTGACATATAATTATCCAAACAAAACACCATTGTTGGTTGCCAGACAAGGGGGATTACCATATTTTCGGGAGTCAATGGTGAAAGAGGGAGGTTTCATACCTATCCCTGATCTAAGAGACCCATTGTCATATAAATCATTCTTGTCGCGATCTTTGGCAtcaaaaatcccattttccttTCCCCGGATTAAGGAATTGAAGAATCTTTTTGGTGTGGTGGATGAATCAATCATGGATGAGTATATTCAAGACACCCTCAAGGTATGTAAGAAGAATCCCATTCGAGGTGAGCAAAGCACCTGTGCAACTTCCGCCGAGGATCTCATTGATTTTGTTGTCGAGAAATTAGGGAACCGTGTACGTGCATGGAGTACTGAGAGCGTCGAAGGATCTTATGAGAATGTCTCAATTGGAGCTGTGAAACTCATCCATGGAAACCATTCCAAACCACCAACCTTGTGTCATAGTCAGCCATTTCCATTTCAAGTCTATTATTGCCATATTTTACCGAAAGTAAAAGTATATGCAATTGATATACATGCTGAGAAGAAAGTGAATAATGCAATCATGGCATGTCACTATGACACATCAACTTGGAATCCAAACCATCTTGCTTTTAAGCTTTTGGGTTTTGGCCCAGGCCTAATTGAAGTCTGTCATTGGATAAATGAGAATGGAGTCATCTGGACAACGACTCAAGGTTGAGCAacatttgaagatttgattatCTTCTAGTTATGTTGCTTGTGCTATATTACTGCTTAATTATGCTATTTAAAGGATAAATAATGACTTACTTCAAGtttcaatataatttttttcaattgtTCAGCCTAATGGATGAAAACCTGAAATCAAAAGATGCTTGTCCTGCATCCCTACCCTTCTTTCATCCCGTAGCAACCCTACTCTAACCTTCAAGATAAAAATGTCACAATctagtatttgttttatttatttatttattttttggatgaatagaCTTTattaaaggaaagaaagaattcCAATATCTAGAGGAGCAAGAATAAGAAAGCCATAGGAAAACTAAAAAACAACAAGGGAGACAAAAGACTAAATAAGCCTTATTTGAAGACCTCATGAGGAAACAATATGCCTGTACATGTTCTTAGCACAATCCAGAGCTGAAGTCTGAAGATGGTTCACCTTGGTCTGAATATCAAAGGTAATTGAGCTCCAGATTTGCTTAAAGgaacaagagaaagaagaaaacttcCTCAGATTTCTCTCCCAGCAAATGTGATAAATAGATGCACAAAACACCATCTTGATTGCGAAGTCAAAGATTGAGTCAGCCTTGAACTCCATAATCCATCGCTTCAAAGGAAGGTAGAGGACTATGGACAAAGACTGAGTCAAGGCTCTCCATGTAATAAAACTATGTCTAAGAATATGGTGCTTGAACCACACCACCGTTGATACAACCACCCTACGGGTTTGCTTGAAGACGGATCGGGAAAGTACTTCTCTTCTtatatataaaccaaaaattCTGGCAGATTGACCTCCAAGTagtattttgatgataactttTCAATGAAATATCAGAAGAAGATGATTCAAAAGGGGTTTTAAGAAAGACAGAAAGGGATACGTCTTTGGTGTTGTAGGTTTTTTCTGATTATGCTCGTAAAGTGGGTAAAATGGACAACGGACTGCTGATTTACAAGTCTGAATCTGGTTAAGGGTTTATTTGTTGCTAAGAATGATAGCAAACTATGGGTATAGGATTTAAGGATAAAAAGGTTAGGTTAAAGGCTAATAAAGGTTCTAGAATTGAGGTCAAGAGGATGGTCAAGCAAAGTAGagtggagagaaaatagaaatacaAAATAACTTCAAGAGACCTATAGTCTTTATGGTGATCTTTGAAAGGGAAAATgttcaactcttcaaggttgaAGGTGCTAGCTCTTCTAGGCTGCAAAAAGGGAAGACCCTATTCTTCTAGGTTCTTATAAGATGCTAGAGGCAACTTGGAATTTCATTAACAATCAAAAACTGGATGCTTATATAGAGAAGTTGCCATTTGTTTATAGGGGTCTCCTTGTGGCTTTAGTAATATCAACCACTACTAATCTCACTAACATAGGTTACCTCAATATTAGTTCTCACATGGACCAATTACAAAAAATtttgagaaataaagaaaataaaaaaaaagtaggagATGGTTAAAATCCTCAAGTTTCTTGGTACAATTACCCACACATTGATACTATCTACTAGATTAAAGGAGACAAGTCACAAGAAAAACTTTGTAGGAGTTTAAGAGAGTGCATGAGAGAATGAACCTTGGAGAAAGTGCTTCATGGAGGAGATCAAGAGGGAAGAGAAACCAAGGTTGCCTAGTCATCATACACTAAGGAAGCTCTAAAGGCATTGTAGAGTTTTTCTACTAAAAATGCTTTAATTGATCTTGGGATAGATTTTTAAGTTGGTTGGGACCTGCCATGTATGGGTTGGTTCTTGGTCTTGACTAAGCCTTGAGCCTTATGGACTTGATGGGTTTGGGCCTGCATCAACCTTCCACCATCGGATAGAGGTCCAAgaaaagatttgaagaagaaagaacccattgaaccaCATCCTCAGTACCAGGAGCAACTAATGGGAATGGTATACAACTGGTCCCAAACATAAGCAAGATGTGCTGAAACCGGAGGATGCAGGTTCCAAGAACCATTTGATATGATAGAAGACACAAGGGCCATCCTATTAGCTAGAGCCTACATCATAACTGATTCTTTCCCCAAATTGCAAGAGA
This window encodes:
- the LOC122650089 gene encoding polygalacturonase-1 non-catalytic subunit beta-like, which codes for MVKEGGFIPIPDLRDPLSYKSFLSRSLASKIPFSFPRIKELKNLFGVVDESIMDEYIQDTLKVCKKNPIRGEQSTCATSAEDLIDFVVEKLGNRVRAWSTESVEGSYENVSIGAVKLIHGNHSKPPTLCHSQPFPFQVYYCHILPKVKVYAIDIHAEKKVNNAIMACHYDTSTWNPNHLAFKLLGFGPGLIEVCHWINENGVIWTTTQG